GTGATACCACTGCCTGAGTGCAGACCCTCAGCAAGAAGTATGTTTCCAAACCCAGATGTGCATCACTATCCCCCAGGAGGCAGGAGAACAGAGGTGCTAGGCCTGCTCCAGACCTGTCAAATCAGGTGCTCCAAAGTGTGAGGCTCCAGATGCAGTGGcagatgattttaaaaaacaaattcagtgGGAGCGGGGATGGACCACCAGTAATGGGGGGAAGggagttcttctttttttcttatcttttttgagacaggggtcttcctctactgcccaggctgcagtgcaatgGCACGATCGTAAATCACGGCAAcattaaacttctggcctcaagggatcctcccaactcagcctctgcagtagctgaGGGTATTACCCCTCTCTGTGTTCCCCTGAAATCCACTCTGGAGTTGATAGAAGGGcggttctgatttttttccccctgcaggCAGAATCTTTTTCGCACCTGTAGCCCTGTTTTCTTTGCTTGCCATCTTTCTCTCTCAGGAACTCCCCCTTAAACTGCTAAGCCTGCCCAAATGttaatttgtaaaatgtaatcagCCCTTTAACAGATGTTTGGAGTGCTGGTCATATctccttgttctttctttttatttattttttattttatcttttcttttctttttttttttattaaatcatagctatgtacattgatatgatcatggggcatcattcactagcttcacagactgtttaccaagctccttgttctttcttttcctttctttctttttttgggggatgggggggcagagtctcactatgtcaccctctgtagagtgctgttgagtcacagctcacggcaacctcaaactcttaggcttaagcgattctcttgcctcagcctccagggtagctgggactacaggcgcccgccacaacacccgctattttttggttgcagttgtcatgttgttcagctggcctgggccaggctcgaacctgtcaGCCGAAGTGTAcgtgcctggcgccctactcactgagctacgagcaccgaGCCCGTATCTCCTTATTCTTTAGGGACAAGGCTCGTCTCTCCATGCCTGGGGTCTTGTCCATCTGGTGTCTGCAGTGCCCAGTCTAAAAAATAACACTGGGCAAGTGTTGATGGAATAACTGAATTTGAACGAATGAACGGTTCTTCCTTTGGCTCCGGACGGGGGTGGGACGCCACCCGAGCCCccatctcccccttcctccctagGGCCTGTCTGGGTCTCCGCAGTTGTCTCACCCAGAAGTTCGATGGCCTTGGTGGTCCCGTACACGTCCATTACTGCCCAGAGCGGGGCGCCCATGAGCACGCCCTTGCGCAGCAGGAACGGGCGGCCAGCGTTGATCTTAACGAAGAGCCTGCCATGGCGGTTCACCCAGAAACAGACCACATCCCCCTCAAGCGCGCAGTCCTCGGGCAGCACAGCAGCCCACGTCGGGCTCTGCTCCTCCAGGTCTGGGCACACGAAGGGCGGCAGGCTGGACGCGGACATGCGCGCGGGGTCCAGGCGCGTGAAGCCCACGCGGAGGCCGCCGCACCAGCCTTCCTCCAGCCGCAGCACGCGCAGTGCCACACGCTCTCCCGGCAGCACAGGCCGCTGACTGAAGACGATGCCGTCGTGGAACGTGGCGCGCCTGCGCGCGGTGCAGCAATGGGTATCCAGGTGCACCTGTGAGCCCTTGGCTTCTGCGTGGAAGCGAAGCGCCTCTGGGGGCGACTTGTTGTCTGCAggatggtggggggtggggcaggagtgGAGAGTGTCAGTGTGGGCGAGGCCTGGGCCCACCAGCACCCTAGGGGGTCCCCAGCATCCACTGGTCACCTGGacaccccacacaccccacacatccatctcccaacccccaccctcGCAGCACTAGGGTGCACCACCTTGACCTCCCCTCTGGAGAACCATTTCCACCTCCCCAACTTCCCTGGGACCACCTCAACCCTCCCACTCCCTCTCCAGAACCCCAGAGACCTGCTTAGAGCCAGGTGAGGAGTCTGTTTTGCCCCTCGTTATGTCTGGGTTCCCACTTTGAACCTCCCCAAGCCTCAGGTCCCCTTGCTGAGGGCTGTTGGTGCTCTGCCCATGATGGATCCAATCTAGTAATGGGTATTATTGTTAAGTGGAAAGAGCAGGTGTAGTTAGCTGTGTGTGtctattccatacatctgccTGGAAGGAAGGTGCCCAGCCGCTACCTGTGCTCCCCTCTGGCAGACGCCTCGTTTCCCTCTCTGCTTGTCCAACTTTCTCATTTTCCCACAGGGAACTTGCATGCTTGCAAGGTCCATGGGCCCTGGCAATGGCTACATCCTTGTCTTGGAAGAGAAAGGGGCCTGGCTGCTCCCTGTGGGTGGGGGTGCAGGCTGGAGAGGTGATCCCAGATCAGGCCTCTCAGAATCCTAGGCGGGCTCTGAAACCAGGGGACTTCCTACATGACACCATTCTGCAGCCCAGAGGGAGGGGAAGCCTCCTTCCTGGGCAGCCTTTCCTTTCAGTCCCAGGCCTAGAGGAAGCCAGGGGCGTTTCCTGCCTCAGAACTGCCTTTAGCCAGCCCGGAGGCCTGATCTCCCACCCCTGCCCTTTCCCTCCTGACCCTGCTCTTTCTGGCTTGGGGGACCTCTTGctgttgaaaacaaaaagaagtaaattcaAGCAGAACTTGAACTCGACCCCAGCCTAGAGGGGCAAGGCCCTCCCCTCCCAGATTGGATCACTTTCCCCTGGAATGCTCTCTGACCACACACATGCCTGCAATCTTCTGGCAGGGCCTAAGAAATAGAGGCTTAATCTGGTCAGGCACACAGGACACCCTTGAGGTCAGAGTGAATCTGTCTTTGACCTCCACAGACCAAAGGTAAGCCTATATGAAAT
The sequence above is a segment of the Nycticebus coucang isolate mNycCou1 chromosome 4, mNycCou1.pri, whole genome shotgun sequence genome. Coding sequences within it:
- the NEURL3 gene encoding E3 ubiquitin-protein ligase NEURL3 isoform X1, which encodes MDVWGVWGVQVTSGCWGPPRVLVGPGLAHTDTLHSCPTPHHPADNKSPPEALRFHAEAKGSQVHLDTHCCTARRRATFHDGIVFSQRPVLPGERVALRVLRLEEGWCGGLRVGFTRLDPARMSASSLPPFVCPDLEEQSPTWAAVLPEDCALEGDVVCFWVNRHGRLFVKINAGRPFLLRKGVLMGAPLWAVMDVYGTTKAIELLDSTASQFPTTVSYVLSNMEVPEREAASGDECTVCLHHVANTCLVPCGHKHFCSYCAWKVFKDTAKCPLCRWQIEALAPA
- the NEURL3 gene encoding E3 ubiquitin-protein ligase NEURL3 isoform X2 yields the protein MGAQLCSEANNKSPPEALRFHAEAKGSQVHLDTHCCTARRRATFHDGIVFSQRPVLPGERVALRVLRLEEGWCGGLRVGFTRLDPARMSASSLPPFVCPDLEEQSPTWAAVLPEDCALEGDVVCFWVNRHGRLFVKINAGRPFLLRKGVLMGAPLWAVMDVYGTTKAIELLDSTASQFPTTVSYVLSNMEVPEREAASGDECTVCLHHVANTCLVPCGHKHFCSYCAWKVFKDTAKCPLCRWQIEALAPA